A genome region from Drosophila simulans strain w501 chromosome 2R, Prin_Dsim_3.1, whole genome shotgun sequence includes the following:
- the LOC6736168 gene encoding myosin heavy chain, non-muscle isoform X3, translated as MSEEVDRNDPELKYLSVERNQFNDPATQAEWTQKRLVWVPHENQGFVAASIKREHGDEVEVELAETGKRVMILRDDIQKMNPPKFDKVEDMAELTCLNEASVLHNIKDRYYSGLIYTYSGLFCVVVNPYKKLPIYTEKIMERYKGIKRHEVPPHVFAITDSAYRNMLGDREDQSILCTGESGAGKTENTKKVIQFLAYVAASKPKGSGAVPHPAVLISSHQETFAGELEQQLLQANPILEAFGNAKTVKNDNSSRFGKFIRINFDASGFISGANIETYLLEKSRAIRQAKDERTFHIFYQLLAGATPEQREKFILDDVKSYAFLSNGSLPVPGVDDYAEFQATVKSMNIMGMTSEDFNSIFRIVSAVLLFGSMKFRQERNNDQATLPDNTVAQKIAHLLGLSVTDMTRAFLTPRIKVGRDFVTKAQTKEQVEFAVEAIAKACYERMFKWLVNRINRSLDRTKRQGASFIGILDMAGFEIFELNSFEQLCINYTNEKLQQLFNHTMFILEQEEYQREGIEWKFIDFGLDLQPTIDLIDKPGGIMALLDEECWFPKATDKTFVDKLVSAHSMHPKFMKTDFRGVADFAIVHYAGRVDYSAAKWLMKNMDPLNENIVSLLQGSQDPFVVNIWKDAEIVGMAQQALTDTQFGARTRKGMFRTVSHLYKEQLAKLMDTLRNTNPNFVRCIIPNHEKRAGKIDAPLVLDQLRCNGVLEGIRICRQGFPNRIPFQEFRQRYELLTPNVIPKGFMDGKKACEKMIQALELDSNLYRVGQSKIFFRAGVLAHLEEERDFKISDLIVNFQAFCRGFLARRNYQKRLQQLNAIRIIQRNCAAYLKLRNWQWWRLYTKVKPLLEVTKQEEKLVQKEDELKQVREKLDTLAKNTQEYERKYQQALVEKTTLAEQLQAEIELCAEAEESRSRLMARKQELEDMMQELETRIEEEEERVLALGGEKKKLELNIQDLEEQLEEEEAARQKLQLEKVQLDAKIKKYEEDLALTDDQNQKLLKEKKLLEERANDLSQTLAEEEEKAKHLAKLKAKHEATITELEERLHKDQQQRQESDRSKRKIETEVADLKEQLNERRVQVDEMQAQLAKREEELTQTLLRIDEESATKATAQKAQRELESQLAEIQEDLEAEKAARAKAEKVRRDLSEELEALKNELLDSLDTTAAQQELRSKREQELATLKKSLEEETVNHEGVLADMRHKHSQELNSINDQLENLRKAKTVLEKAKGTLEAENADLATELRSVNSSRQENDRRRKQAESQIAELQVKLAEIERARSELQEKCTKLQQEAENITNQLEEAELKASAAVKSASNMESQLTEAQQLLEEETRQKLGLSSKLRQIESEKEALQEQLEEDDEAKRNYERKLAEVTTQMQEIKKKAEEDADLAKELEEGKKRLNKDIEALERQVKELIAQNDRLDKSKKKIQSELEDATIELEAQRTKVLELEKKQKNFDKILAEEKAISEQIAQERDTAEREAREKETKVLSVSRELDEAFDKIEDLENKRKTLQNELDDLANTQGTADKNVHELEKAKRALESQLAELKAQNEELEDDLQLTEDAKLRLEVNMQALRSQFERDLLAKEEGAEEKRRGLVKQLRDLETELDEERKQRTAAVASKKKLEGDLKEIETTMEMHNKVKEDALKHAKKLQAQVKDALRDAEEAKAAKEELQALSKEAERKVKALEAEVLQLTEDLASSERARRAAETERDELAEEIANNANKGSLMIDEKRRLEARIATLEEELEEEQSNSEVLLDRSRKAQLQIEQLTTELANEKSNSQKNENGRALLERQNKELKAKLAEIETAQRTKVKATIATLEAKIANLEEQLENEGKERLLQQKANRKMDKKIKELTMNIEDERRHVDQHKEQMDKLNSRIKLLKRNLDETEEELQKEKTQKRKYQRECEDMIESQEAMNREINSLKTKLRSIQVAETEKAKAYSPKKDAALIMNCEGLH; from the exons ACATATTCCGGTCTTTTCTGCGTTGTGGTCAACCCGTACAAGAAACTACCGATCTACACCGAAAAGATAATGGAACGGTACAAGGGCATAAAACGACACGAAGTGCCTCCGCATGTATTTGCAATCACGGATAGTGCCTATAGAAACATGTTGGGTG ATCGCGAAGACCAATCGATTTTGTGTACTGGCGAATCGGGTGCTGGCAAAACGGAGAACACCAAGAAGGTCATCCAATTTCTAGCCTATGTGGCAGCTTCCAAGCCCAAGGGCTCGGGTGCG GTGCCGCATCCCGCCGTGCTCATT AGTAGTCATCAAGAGACATTTGCG GGCGAGCTggagcaacagctgctgcaggCAAATCCCATTCTGGAGGCCTTCGGCAACGCCAAGACGGTCAAAAACGATAACTCTTCGCGTTTT GGTAAATTCATACGGATCAATTTCGATGCCTCGGGATTTATCTCGGGAGCCAACATTGAAACATATCTACTGGAGAAGTCGCGTGCCATTCGTCAAGCAAAGGACGAACGAACATTCCATATATTCTACCAGTTGCTGGCGGGGGCCACGCCGGAGCAGCGCGAGAAGTTCATACTGGATGACGTTAAGTCGTATGCATTCCTTTCCAATGGCAGCCTGCCTGTACCCGGCGTGGACGACTACGCCGAGTTTCAGGCAACGGTTAAGTCCATGAACATCATGGGCATGACATCAGAGGATTTCAACTCGATATTTCGCATCGTGAGCGCCGTCCTACTGTTCGGTAGCATGAAATTCCGTCAGGAGCGCAACAACGACCAGGCCACTCTACCAGACAACACGGTGGCCCAGAAGATTGCGCATCTGCTCGGACTTAGTGTGACAGACATGACCAGGGCTTTCCTGACGCCACGCATTAAAGTGGGTCGTGACTTTGTTACGAAGGCCCAAACAAAGGAGCAGGTGGAGTTCGCCGTGGAGGCCATTGCAAAGGCGTGTTACGAGCGCATGTTCAAGTGGCTTGTGAACCGGATTAACCGTTCTCTGGACCGCACCAAGCGCCAAGGAGCTTCCTTTATTGGCATTCTCGACATGGCGggctttgaaatatttgaactCAACTCCTTTGAGCAGCTGTGTATAAACTACACCAACGAgaaactgcagcagctcttTAACCACACCATGTTTATCCTGGAGCAGGAAGAGTACCAGCGCGAGGGTATTGAGTGGAAGTTCATCGACTTTGGGTTGGACCTGCAGCCTACCATCGACCTGATCGATAAACCCGGCGGCATCATGGCACTCCTGGATGAGGAGTGCTGGTTCCCCAAAGCCACTGACAAGACGTTTGTAGATAAACTCGTATCGGCCCACTCTATGCACCCCAAGTTTATGAAGACCGATTTTCGAGGAGTCGCAGACTTTGCCATAGTGCATTACGCCGGGCGTGTTGACTACTCGGCGGCCAAGTGGCTGATGAAGAACATGGACCCATTAAACGAGAACATCGTGTCGCTCCTCCAGGGCTCCCAGGATCCGTTCGTGGTGAACATCTGGAAGGATGCTGAAATCGTTGGCATGGCACAGCAGGCCCTGACTGATACTCAGTTCGGGGCCCGCACCCGCAAGGGCATGTTCCGCACCGTGTCCCATCTGTACAAGGAGCAGCTGGCTAAGTTGATGGACACTCTGCGCAACACGAACCCGAACTTTGTGCGCTGTATCATACCGAACCACGAGAAGCGCGCCGGCAAGATCGATGCTCCCTTGGTGCTTGACCAGTTGCGCTGCAACGGTGTGCTCGAGGGTATTCGTATCTGCCGCCAGGGCTTCCCGAATCGCATTCCCTTCCAGGAGTTCCGTCAACGATACGAACTCCTTACGCCCAACGTGATTCCCAAAGGATTCATGGACGGCAAGAAGGCCTGCGAGAAGATGATTCAGGCGCTGGAGCTTGACTCGAACTTGTACCGAGTGGGCCAGTCGAAGATCTTCTTCCGCGCTGGTGTCCTCGCTCACCTGGAGGAGGAGCGTGATTTCAAGATATCCGACCTTATCGTTAACTTCCAGGCCTTCTGTCGTGGCTTCCTTGCGCGTCGCAACTACCAAAAGCGCTTGCAGCAACTAAACGCTATTCGAATCATCCAGCGGAATTGTGCCGCCTACCTTAAGCTTCGGAACTGGCAGTGGTGGCGCCTCTATACTAAGGTCAAGCCCCTGTTGGAAGTTACAAAGCAGGAAGAGAAGCTTGTCCAGAAGGAGGATGAGCTGAAGCAGGTACGCGAGAAGCTTGACACACTGGCCAAGAATACGCAGGAGTACGAGCGCAAGTACCAGCAGGCTTTGGTGGAGAAGACCACTCTAGCGGAGCAGCTTCAAGCCGAGATCGAACTTTGTGCCGAGGCCGAGGAGTCGCGCTCTCGACTAATGGCACGCAAACAAGAACTGGAGGATATGATGCAAGAGCTTGAGACGCGTatcgaagaagaagaggaacgAGTCCTCGCGCTTGgaggcgaaaaaaagaaacttgAGCTTAATATTCAAGATCTGGAAGAGCAACTCGAAGAAGAAGAGGCCGCCCGCCAAAAACTACAATTGGAGAAAGTGCAGCTCGAcgctaaaattaaaaagtacgAAGAAGATCTTGCGTTAACTGACGACCAGAACCAGAAGCTTCTGAAGGAAAAGAAGCTATTGGAGGAGCGTGCTAACGATCTGTCCCAGACACTTGctgaggaggaggaaaagGCTAAACACCTGGCCAAGCTGAAAGCCAAGCATGAAGCCACAATCACGGAGCTCGAGGAACGTTTGCACaaggatcagcagcagcgacaggaGTCTGATCGATCTAAGCGGAAGATCGAGACCGAAGTTGCTGATCTTAAGGAACAGCTGAACGAACGGCGCGTACAAGTAGATGAAATGCAGGCTCAACTGGCCAAACGGGAGGAAGAACTTACTCAGACTCTGTTGCGCATTGACGAGGAATCGGCTACGAAGGCCACCGCACAGAAGGCTCAGCGCGAGTTGGAGTCGCAGCTGGCCGAGATCCAAGAGGACCTAGAGGCCGAAAAGGCAGCCCGTGCCAAGGCGGAGAAGGTTAGACGCGACCTTAGCGAGGAACTAGAGGCTCTCAAGAATGAGTTGTTGGACTCGCTGGACACCACAGCCG CTCAGCAAGAGTTGAGGTCTAAACGCGAGCAGGAGTTGGCTACCCTGAAAAAGTCTCTCGAAGAGGAGACTGTTAACCACGAAGGTGTTTTGGCCGACATGCGACACAAACACTCGCAGGAGCTCAACAGCATCAACGATCAGCTCGAGAACCTGCGCAAAGCCAAAACAGTCCTTGAAAAAGCCAAGGGCACCTTGGAGGCGGAGAACGCCGACTTGGCCACTGAACTGCGCAGCGTCAACAGCTCCCGGCAAGAAAACGACCGCCGGCGCAAGCAGGCAGAGTCGCAGATTGCTGAATTGCAG GTAAAACTGGCTGAGATTGAACGCGCCCGCTCGGAACTTCAGGAGAAGTGCACAAAACTGCAACAGGAAGCCGAGAACATAACAAACCAGCTGGAGGAAGCCGAACTAAAGGCCTCGGCCGCCGTAAAGTCTGCAAGCAACATGGAATCCCAGCTTACTGAAGCCCAGCAGCTGTTGGAAGAGGAAACGCGACAAAAGTTGGGTCTCAGCTCCAAGCTGCGTCAGATCGAGTCAGAGAAGGAGGCTCTACAAGAACAGCTTGAGGAGGACGATGAAGCCAAACGTAATTACGAACGAAAACTGGCAGAAGTCACCACCCAAatgcaagaaattaaaaagaagGCCGAGGAAGATGCGGATCTGGCTAAGGAACTGGAAGAGGGGAAGAAGCGGCTTAATAAGGATATCGAGGCATTAGAACGGCAGGTCAAGGAACTTATTGCCCAAAACGACCGCCTcgacaaaagcaaaaaaaagatacaGTCGGAGCTTGAAGATGCCACCATTGAGTTGGAAGCACAACGTACGAAG GTGCTCGAATtggagaaaaaacaaaagaacttCGACAAAATTCTTGCCGAGGAGAAAGCCATATCAGAACAGATCGCCCAAGAGCGTGATACTGCAGAACGAGAGGCCCGCGAGAAGGAGACCAAGGTGCTTTCGGTTTCCCGCGAGCTAGACGAAGCCTTTGACAAAATTGAAGATCTTGAGAACAAGCGAAAGACCCTCCAAAATGAACTCGATgacttggccaacacacagGGTACAGCCGATAAAAACGTCCACGAACTGGAGAAAGCGAAGCGGGCGCTAGAGTCTCAGCTGGCTGAACTGAAAGCACAAAACGAGGAACTTGAGGACGACCTACAGCTGACCGAAGACGCAAAATTGCGCCTAGAGGTGAACATGCAGGCCCTTCGTTCCCAGTTTGAACGCGACCTGCTAGCTAAGGAGGAGGGTGCCGAGGAGAAAAGACGCGGACTTGTCAAGCAACTGCGGGATCTTGAGACCGAACTGGACGAGGAACGTAAACAGCGCACGGCTGCTGTGGCGTCAAAGAAGAAACTGGAGGGCGACCTGAAAGAGATCGAAACCACCATGGAGATGCATAACAAGGTGAAGGAAGATGCGTTGAAGCATGCGAAGAAGCTGCAAGCACAAGTCAAGGACGCGCTGCGCGACGCCGAGGAAGCAAAGGCCGCCAAGGAGGAGCTACAGGCGTTGAGCAAGGAGGCCGAGCGCAAGGTCAAGGCCCTGGAGGCAGAAGTATTACAGCTGACTGAAGATCTGGCCAGCTCAGAGAGGGCGCGACGTGCTGCTGAAACGGAGCGTGACGAATTGGCCGAAGAAATTGCCAACAATGCCAACAAGGGCTCCTTAATGATCGACGAGAAGCGCCGATTGGAAGCCCGCATTGCCACTCTTGAGGAGGAGTTGGAGGAGGAACAGTCCAATTCCGAGGTGCTGCTGGATCGCAGCCGCAAGGCGCAGCTGCAGATTGAGCAGCTGACCACTGAGTTGGCGAACGAAAAATCGAACTCTCAGAAGAACGAAAACGGGCGCGCTCTGCTCGAACGCCAAAACAAGGAGCTGAAGGCTAAGCTTGCCGAAATCGAGACAGCACAGCGCACTAAAGTAAAGGCGACAATCGCCACGCTAGAGGCCAAGATCGCCAACCTAGAAGAGCAGCTGGAGAATGAGGGCAAGGAGAGGCTGTTGCAGCAAAAGGCCAATCGGAAGATGGACAAGAAGATTAAGGAGCTTACAATGAACATCGAGGATGAACGGAGACATGTCGACCAGCACAAGGAGCAAATGGATAAG CTGAATAGCCGCATTAAACTGCTCAAGCGCAACTTGGACGAGACAGAAGAGGAATTGCAGAAGGAGAAGACGCAGAAGCGAAAGTACCAGCGTGAGTGCGAGGACATGATTGAATCGCAGGAAGCCATGAATCGTGAGATTAACTCACTCAAAACGAAACTACG CTCCATACAAGTGGCCGAGACTGAAAAGGCCAAGGCATATTCGCCAAAAAAGGATGCCGCACTCATTATGAATTGTGAGGGTCTGCATTAG